A single Glycine soja cultivar W05 chromosome 14, ASM419377v2, whole genome shotgun sequence DNA region contains:
- the LOC114384170 gene encoding uncharacterized protein LOC114384170 — MPDSSNVPTSLEDAVLKLAAQHLSMGETLQTVTFQLNEILLRLPPTLPTPVPPSSTPTSSSSPAQQHRIKIDVPRFDGSDPSGWIFKITQYFEYHATPEAERLTIVAFYMDGRALAWFQWMNDNGQFTSWPAFLQAVQTRFAPSQYEDPTGVLFKLTQKGTVTQYLAEFEELANRIIGLPPPFLLSCFVSGLASDIRREVQAHQPLTLVQVAGLTRLQEEKIFDGRPTSRNRPHQPTQMYPPPPSTTVVPVSPTQNPNSTIPLRPIPTPPLLLPPTRPNPSQVKRLSLEEISSRRERRLCFTCDEKYHRGHRCASRAFLLVAEEDETLPGLINPPYPQPDPVPPNPTDPYPAQISFNSLAGQVAPKTLRFMGFIGDRQVILLVDGGSTHNFIQLQLVSELGLTTRDTTPLRIMVGNGQQLECTRVYEDVTVVIQNTRFTVDLHVLSVAGANVVLGVQWLKSLGPFLTDYNTLCMKFFHAGNFVELKGDTETTLNFISSAQFHHLRRHQPTSLYFHVTILPEPPSIQDDPTLSPHIQTILDRYHPLFQSPNTLPPQRETDHRIHLLPQATPVNVCPYRYPHFQKQEIEQQVEIMLQTGLIQPSNSPFSSPILLVKKHDGTWRFCVDYRALNALTIKDRFPIPTVDELLDELGGAHYFSKLDLLQGYHQIRMSPEDISKTSFRTHHGHYEFRVMPFGSCNAPSSFQATMNAIFRPYLRRFIIVFFDDILVYSASMAEHLNHLEITFQVLLTHQFVLKFSKCFFAQTQVEYLGHIVSSEGVKPVASKVEAILQWPIPHSIKAVRSFLGLAGFYRRFIRGYATIAAPLVHITTKAHFMCTDLAQDAFEKLKQAVSTAPVLSLPDFEQPFTAETDASGLGMGAVLSQQGHPLAFFSKPFPPKLLSASTYVRELFAVTAAVKKWRQYLLGHRFTIVTDHRSLKELLT; from the coding sequence ATGCCTGACTCCTCTAATGTCCCTACTTCCTTGGAAGATGCCGTTCTCAAGCTCGCGGCTCAGCATTTGTCCATGGGTGAGACTTTGCAAACAGTAACATTCCAGTTGAATGAGATTTTGCTTCGTCTTCCTCCCACGCTCCCCACCCCTGTTCCACCTTCATCTACCCCCACGTCTTCTTCTTCACCTGCACAACAACACAGAATCAAAATTGATGTTCCTCGTTTCGATGGGAGTGACCCATCTGGGTGGATCTTTAAGATCACCCAGTATTTCGAGTATCATGCTACTCCTGAGGCAGAGAGGCTTACCATTGTTGCGTTCTACATGGACGGCCGCGCCTTGGCCTGGTTCCAATGGATGAACGACAATGGTCAATTTACATCTTGGCCTGCCTTTCTTCAAGCGGTTCAGACTCGGTTCGCGCCTTCTCAGTACGAGGACCCGACCGGTGTCCTGTTCAAGCTCACCCAAAAGGGTACGGTGACCCAGTACCTCGCCGAATTTGAGGAGTTGGCGAACCGCATCATCGGCCTCCCTCCACCGTTCCTGCTCAGCTGCTTTGTGTCGGGGTTGGCGTCGGATATTCGCCGTGAGGTCCAGGCCCACCAGCCTTTGACCCTCGTGCAGGTGGCAGGCCTCACTCGACTTCAGGAGGAGAAAATCTTCGACGGCCGCCCCACCTCACGCAATCGTCCCCACCAGCCCACCCAGATGTACCCCCCACCTCCATCAACCACTGTCGTCCCTGTTTCCCCTACCCAGAACCCCAATTCCACCATCCCTCTACGCCCCATTCCCACCCCACCTCTGTTACTACCACCCACGCGCCCCAACCCCTCTCAGGTGAAACGCCTCTCTCTGGAAGAAATTTCTTCTCGCCGGGAGAGAAGGCTTTGCTTCACATGTGACGAGAAATACCACAGAGGGCATCGCTGCGCCTCTAGGGCATTTCTCCTGGTCGCTGAGGAAGACGAAACCCTTCCAGGCCTTATAAACCCCCCTTACCCGCAACCCGATCCAGTTCCCCCTAACCCGACTGACCCATACCCGGCCCAGATCAGTTTTAACTCGCTGGCAGGACAAGTGGCGCCCAAAACGCTACGTTTCATGGGCTTCATCGGAGACCGTCAGGTGATCTTGTTGGTGGACGGTGGGAGTACCCACAACTTCATCCAGCTTCAGCTGGTCTCGGAGTTGGGCCTCACCACTCGTGATACCACTCCTTTGCGCATCATGGTTGGCAATGGCCAACAACTGGAGTGCACGCGTGTCTATGAGGACGTCACCGTGGTCATTCAGAATACGAGGTTCACCGTTGACCTGCATGTATTGTCCGTTGCTGGTGCTAACGTCGTCCTGGGGGTGCAATGGTTGAAGTCCCTCGGCCCCTTTCTCACAGATTACAATACCTTATGTATGAAGTTCTTCCACGCCGGCAATTTTGTGGAATTAAAAGGGGACACTGAGACCACTTTGAACTTCATCTCCTCTGCCCAATTTCATCATCTCCGACGACACCAACCCACCAGCCTATACTTCCATGTCACGATATTACCAGAGCCCCCTTCCATCCAAGATGATCCTACTCTCTCTCCCCACATTCAAACTATCCTTGACCGTTACCACCCCTTGTTCCAATCACCCAATACACTTCCACCCCAACGAGAGACAGACCACCGTATCCATCTTCTTCCCCAAGCTACACCCGTCAATGTCTGCCCCTATAGGTACCCCCATTTCCAGAAgcaggaaattgaacaacaagtTGAAATAATGCTGCAAACGGGTCTGATACAACCCAGTAATAGCCCCTTTTCTTCCCCGATCTTGCTTGTCAAGAAGCACGATGGAACCTGGAGATTCTGCGTAGACTATAGAGCACTCAATGCTCTCACCATTAAAGACAGGTTTCCGATACCCACGGTTGATGAATTATTGGATGAATTAGGCGGGGCTCACTATTTCTCGAAGCTCGATTTGCTTCAAGGGTATCATCAAATACGTATGTCCCCTGAAGACATTTCGAAAACGTCTTTTCGAACCCATCACGGACATTACGAATTTCGTGTAATGCCGTTTGGGTCATGCAATGCCCCTTCATCGTTTCAGGCGACGATGAACGCGATATTCCGGCCATATCTCCGGCGATTCATTATTGTCttttttgatgatatattgGTGTATAGTGCTTCCATGGCAGAGCATCTTAATCACCTCGAAATCACTTTTCAGGTATTACTCACCCATCAATTTGTTCTCAAATTTTCAAAGTGTTTCTTTGCGCAGACTCAAGTTGAATACCTGGGCCACATCGTGTCATCGGAGGGGGTGAAACCAGTGGCGTCCAAGGTTGAGGCCATTCTCCAATGGCCAATTCCGCATTCAATTAAAGCAGTTAGGAGTTTTTTAGGCCTTGCCGGCTTCTATAGGCGATTCATCAGGGGTTATGCAACCATTGCTGCCCCTTTGGTTCATATCACCACCAAGGCCCATTTCATGTGTACAGACTTAGCCCAAGACGCATTTGAGAAACTTAAGCAAGCTGTATCAACGGCCCCTGTGCTTTCCCTGCCGGATTTCGAGCAACCCTTCACCGCCGAGACTGACGCGTCCGGTTTAGGGATGGGAGCGGTTCTATCTCAGCAGGGACACCCCCTGGCATTCTTCAGCAAGCCTTTTCCACCAAAACTCTTGAGTGCTTCCACCTATGTAAGGGAGTTGTTTGCGGTGACAGCGGCGGTTAAGAAGTGGAGACAGTACCTATTGGGTCATCGTTTCACCATTGTTACTGATCATAGAAGCTTGAAAGAATTGTTAACCTAG
- the LOC114383159 gene encoding basic leucine zipper 61-like, with translation MGDLKIRGDIVEEQLWPQKPTLIKPIPQRAQANVPIGVGPSFQQRQKPSKPLPKLATIPENDNLSTEENTTNEGGAAFVDANNQNISNEAQANTEQEMERKFRRTISNRFSARRSRLKKLAYMAELESKAKSFENTISLLREQIAAEQNEQKLLQIEHHTLKFQMAACEKQRIVLEAEFEKNKAEADRLCELQSRMNA, from the exons atgggAGACCTTAAGATTAGAGGTGACATAGTTGAAGAGCAATTATGGCCACAGAAACCCACTCTAATTAAGCCTATTCCTCAAAGAGCTCAAGCTAATGTACCTATAGGCGTTGGTCCATCCTTTCAACAAAGGCAAAAACCCTCTAAGCCACTTCCTAAGCTTGCCACCATTCCAGAAAATGACAATCTTTCTACAGAGGAAAACACTACTAATGAAGGTGGCGCAGCTTTTGTTGATGCTAATAATCAAAACATTTCCAATGAAGCCCAAGCAAACACTGAGCAAGAAATGGAGAGGAAGTTTAGGCG AACCATCTCAAACCGATTTTCTGCACGGAGATCAAGATTGAAGAAACTTGCTTACATGGCGGAGTTGGAGAGCAAAGCGAAATCTTTCGAG AATACCATAAGCCTTCTCCGTGAACAAATTGCAGCCGAACAAAACGAGCAAAAGTTGTTGCAAATTGAGCATCATACATTGAAATTCCAAATGGCTGCTTGTGAAAAGCAAAGAATTGTTCTAGAAG CTGAGTTTGAAAAGAACAAAGCAGAAGCAGATAGGTTGTGTGAACTTCAAAGCAGAATGAATGCATAA
- the LOC114384380 gene encoding ethylene-overproduction protein 1-like: MGMPKLSSFSQQQRVFTEKTRRKMRGLKLVERFKSIQVHALNSEATSRRNKATGEARAITIRSLVSKSKSNTTTTTTTTTTTTTNSAIANLVVPLQLPSADTLEPSIEPYLKPTNLVEALAELYHRLECCCLQSEKKTSLCVEQFTLLRSLGDQKLLRRCLRTARQNAEDVLSKVVLSAWLRFERREDELEGVSSMDCGGCVLECPKVNLVKGFSPCSINDRCQCPQGTKEETSNEESVFLCLPDEEKKDVSFCIGSEEIDCVKWRIAALSDPFKAMLYGGFAESKMRKIDFSKNGISSKGMRAVELYSRAKRLDFFCAMTVLELLSFANSFCCEEMKAACDAHLASFVGSVDDALILIDYGLEERAPLLVASCLQVLLRELPNSLHNSKVMNVFCSSEGMKRLAMVGYDSFLLYYFLSQVAMEEIMVSETTLMLLERLGECATERWQKALAFHQLGCVLLERKQYKEAQHSFEVAAEAGHVYSVAGVARTKYKQGQPYSAYKLISSLIFEHKPAGWMYQERALYNMGREKSFDLDVATELDPSLSFPYKYRALAKVEEKHIKAGILELDKIIGFKLSPDCLEVRARMFIALKDYGSAIKDIRALLTLEPNYITSNEKISGKYLVHLLSHVVQQKSQAECWMQLYEQWSSVDDVGSLAIIHQMLENEPGKSLLEFRQSLLLLRLNCQKAAMRSLRMARNHSSSLQERLIYEGWILYDTGYRDEALARVDRSITIQRSFEAYFLKAYVLADTSMDPESASYVIELLEEALKCPSDGLRKGQALNNLGSIYVDCGNLDLAEACYENALAIRHTRAHQGLARVYHQKNQRKAAYDEMTKLIEKAESNASAYEKRSEYCDREMAKVDLDVATQLDPLKTYPYRYRAAVMMDEQKESEAVDELTKAINFKPDLQMLHLRAAFYEAIGELSSALQDCQAALCLDPNHTDTLDLYQRARKLSF; encoded by the exons ATGGGCATGCCAAAGTTAAGCTCTTTCTCCCAACAACAACGTGTGTTCACTGAAAAAACCAGAAGAAAAATGCGTGGCCTGAAGCTAGTTGAACGCTTCAAGAGCATCCAAGTTCATGCCCTCAACTCAGAAGCAACTAGCAGAAGAAACAAGGCCACAGGGGAAGCCAGAGCCATCACAATCAGATCATTGGTGTCAAAGTCCAAAtccaacaccaccaccaccaccaccaccaccacaacaacaacaacaaattcaGCAATTGCAAACCTCGTTGTTCCTCTTCAGCTCCCTTCTGCTGACACTCTCGAACCTTCCATAGAGCCTTACCTTAAACCCACCAACCTCGTGGAGGCTTTGGCGGAACTTTACCACAGGCTAGAATGTTGCTGCCTTCAGTCTGAGAAAAAAACATCACTGTGTGTGGAGCAGTTCACGCTTCTGCGCAGCCTCGGAGACCAGAAGCTTCTGAGGAGGTGTCTCAGGACTGCGCGGCAAAACGCTGAGGATGTGCTTTCCAAGGTTGTGCTTTCGGCATGGTTGAGGTTTGAGAGGAGGGAGGATGAGCTTGAGGGTGTGTCTTCTATGGATTGTGGTGGTTGTGTTCTTGAATGTCCGAAGGTGAATTTGGTGAAGGGCTTTAGTCCTTGTTCAATCAATGATAGGTGCCAGTGTCCACAAGGGACTAAAGAGGAAACTAGCAATGAAGAAAGTGTGTTTTTGTGTTTGCCAGATGAGGAAAAAAAGGATGTTTCTTTTTGCATTGGGAGTGAGGAAATTGATTGTGTTAAGTGGAGAATTGCTGCCCTTTCTGACCCTTTTAAGGCAATGCTTTATGGTGGCTTTGCTGAGTCCAAGATGAGGAAGATTGATTTCAGCAAAAATGGTATAAGCTCAAAGGGTATGAGGGCAGTGGAGTTGTACAGCAGGGCTAAGAGGTTGGACTTTTTCTGTGCCATGACTGTTTTGGAGCTTCTTTCCTTTGCCAATAGTTTCTGTTGTGAGGAGATGAAGGCTGCTTGTGATGCTCATTTGGCTTCATTTGTTGGAAGTGTTGATGATGCATTGATACTTATTGACTATGGATTGGAAGAGAGAGCACCCCTTCTTGTGGCTTCCTGCTTACAAGTGTTGCTCAGGGAGCTACCAAATTCTTTGCATAATTCAAAAGTGATGAATGTATTTTGTAGTTCTGAGGGAATGAAAAGGTTGGCCATGGTGGGGTATGATTCTTTCTTGCTATACTATTTCCTGAGCCAGGTGGCTATGGAGGAAATCATGGTGTCAGAAACTACACTTATGTTACTAGAAAGGTTGGGAGAGTGTGCTACTGAAAGGTGGCAGAAAGCCCTTGCATTCCATCAATTGGGTTGTGTGCTGCTTGAAAGGAAACAATATAAAGAGGCTCAGCATAGTTTTGAGGTAGCAGCTGAAGCAGGTCATGTGTATTCTGTGGCTGGTGTGGCCAGAACCAAGTACAAGCAGGGTCAACCATATTCGGCCTATAAGTTAATTAGTTCTCTCATATTTGAGCACAAACCTGCTGGGTGGATGTATCAGGAGCGCGCTCTTTACAACATGGGGAGGGAAAAAAGTTTTGATTTGGATGTTGCAACTGAATTGGACCCCTCCCTTTCATTTCCATATAAGTATAGAGCCCTGGCAAAGGTGGAGGAGAAGCATATAAAAGCTGGAATTTTAGAGCTTGATAAGATTATTGGATTCAAGCTCTCTCCTGATTGCTTAGAAGTGCGGGCGAGGATGTTTATTGCTCTTAAGGATTATGGCAGTGCCATAAAAGATATCAGGGCATTGTTAACTTTGGAACCAAATTATATAACTTCAAATGAAAAGATCTCAGGGAAATACTTGGTTCATCTCCTTAGCCATGTGGTACAGCAAAAGAGTCAGGCTGAATGCTGGATGCAATTATACGAACAATGGTCTTCTGTAGATGATGTTGGTTCTTTGGCTATTATACATCAGATGCTGGAGAATGAGCCTGGAAAGAGCCTGCTGGAGTTTCGTCAGTCTCTACTCCTTTTGAG GTTAAACTGTCAAAAGGCTGCAATGCGCAGTTTGAGGATGGCCAGAAACCATTCTAGCTCACTGCAAGAAAGATTAATTTATGAAGGATGGATTCTATATGATACTGGCTATCGGGATGAAGCGCTGGCTAGGGTTGATAGGTCAATTACAATTCAGAGATCATTTGAAGCCTATTTTCTAAAAGCATATGTGTTAGCAGATACAAGTATGGATCCGGAATCTGCTTCTTATGTTATTGAACTTCTGGAAGAAGCACTTAAATGTCCTTCAGATGGTCTTCGCAAAGGACAA GCACTAAATAACTTGGGGAGTATTTATGTAGATTGTGGTAATCTTGATCTTGCAGAGGCATGCTATGAGAATGCCCTTGCAATTAGGCACACAAGAGCTCATCAAGGTCTAGCACGGGTTTATCATCAGAAAAATCAACGAAAAGCTGCATATGATGAGATGACCAAGCTAATTGAAAAGGCAGAGAGCAATGCCTCAGCATATGAGAAACGATCAGAATACTGTGACCGTGAGATGGCAAAGGTTGACCTTGATGTAGCAACCCAACTGGATCCTTTGAAAACATATCCGTATAGATACAGGGCAGCAG TGATGATGGATGAGCAAAAGGAATCTGAAGCTGTTGATGAGCTCACCAAGGCCATAAATTTCAAACCTGACTTGCAAATGCTTCATCTCCGAGCAGCATTTTATGAGGCAATAGGGGAACTATCATCAGCTCTTCAAGATTGTCAGGCAGCTCTATGCTTAGACCCTAACCATACAGACACACTTGATCTGTATCAAAGGGCACGGAAACTAAGCTTTTAA
- the LOC114384381 gene encoding probable inactive receptor-like protein kinase At3g56050: MAPFTPLKLLLLLTLFFALSQKQSLCSTLKSEEGLALLALRERVVSDPQGTLSSWSGADGDVDPCSWFGVECFHGYVVTLNLKDLCLEGTLAPEIGKLAHIRSIILRNNSFFGEIPKEILHLEELEVLDLGYNNFSGSIPFDHGNISSLTTLLLDNNYYLANLTTELYKLKMNSEFHANEEQLIGATSRELFVGRCNLRRISQHGDRSYRRQLLKVANAANTPKIQGDVNQGTLKQSASHFRFSLPPDFEPFSSSPSESPLYSPGSAPLSYSPSPSPSPSSIFFAPSPVVLPTPDIPPPVNTPVTVSTPPEFNWAPSPSSFSNQGNTNSSNQIHHSVIIWSAVGGFSLLILLSAIIFACFQSRKVVAVKPWSTGLSGQLQKAFIKGVPSLKRGEIEAASEYFSNIIGSLPDGIVYKGTLSSGVEIAVASSAVTTAQNWSKSMEAQFRKKIASLSRVNHKNFVNLIGYCEENKPFSRMMVFEYAPNGTLFEHLHIREGEELNWTMRMRIAMGIAYCLEYMHELKPPIAHRNLQSSFIYLTEDYAAKVSDLSLWNDMCATKNGSATTQLLETSSADTKDNVYSFGIILFELITGRIPLAGNSELLADWAAEYVRWGKSLRDVVDLRLKSLQEEEIEEWSEVIRNCVQPDPEKRPTMKEITSRLKELTAMGPDGANPKASPLWWAEMAITSTDSS; encoded by the exons ATGGCACCATTCACTCCGTTGAAGTTGCTGCTGCTGCTAACGCTGTTTTTCGCGTTGAGCCAGAAACAGAGTCTCTGTTCCACGCTCAAGAGCGAAGAAG GCTTGGCGCTGCTGGCGTTGAGGGAGAGAGTGGTGAGTGACCCGCAGGGGACTTTATCAAGTTGGAGTGGCGCAGATGGAGACGTTGATCCTTGCTCGTGGTTCGGTGTGGAGTGTTTTCATGGTTATGTTGTGACCTT gaatttaaaagaCCTTTGTCTTGAAGGAACACTAGCACCAGAAATTGGAAAGCTGGCTCACATAAGATCAAT CATTTTGCGCAACAATTCCTTCTTTGGAGAAATTCCCAAGGAGATACTACACTTAGAGGAGTTGGAAGTGCTTGACTTGGGATATAACAACTTTAGTGGATCAATTCCATTTGATCATGGCAATATTTCATCCCTGACCACTCT TTTATTGGACAACAATTACTATCTAGCCAACTTAACTACAGAGCTGTATAAGCTCAAGATGAATTCTGAATTTCATGCCAATGAAGAACAGCTAATTGGTGCCACCTCTAGAGAACTATTTGTCGGCAGATGTAATTTACG GCGCATTAGCCAACATGGGGATAGATCATACAGGAGGCAACTTCTCAAGGTAGCAAATGCTGCTAATACACCCAAAATCCAAGGGGATGTTAACCAAGGGACACTTAAACAATCAGCATCACATTTCCGTTTTTCATTACCACCAGATTTTGAGCCTTTCTCATCATCACCATCAGAAAGTCCTTTATATTCACCAGGATCAGCTCCATTATCATATTCGCCATCGCCATCTCCATCACCCTCCAGTATTTTTTTCGCTCCTTCACCTGTAGTGTTACCAACTCCAGACATCCCACCCCCAGTAAACACGCCTGTCACTGTGTCTACACCACCCGAGTTTAATTGGGCGCCTAGCCCTTCATCATTTTCTAACCAAGGGAACACAAATAGTTCCAATCAAATACATCATTCAGTGATAATCTGGTCTGCAGTTGGGGGCTTCTCCTTATTGATTTTATTGTCAGCCATTATTTTTGCTTGCTTCCAAAGTAGGAAGGTTGTGGCTGTTAAACCTTGGTCCACAGGGTTGAGTGGCCAGCTGCAGAAAGCTTTTATAAAAG GTGTGCCAAGTCTCAAACGAGGAGAAATTGAAGCAGCTTCTGAATATTTCAGTAACATTATTGGTTCTCTTCCTGATGGAATTGTGTATAAGGGGACTCTCTCCAGTGGAGTTGAGATAGCTGTAGCATCCTCTGCAGTGACCACAGCTCAAAACTGGTCAAAAAGTATGGAAGCTCAATTCCGAAAGAAG ATTGCGTCATTATCTAGAGTGAACCACAAGAATTTTGTGAATCTTATTGGGTATTGTGAAGAGAATAAGCCATTCTCAAGAATGATGGTGTTTGAGTACGCTCCAAATGGAACACTCTTTGAGCATCTGCACA TTAGAGAAGGAGAAGAACTAAATTGGACAATGAGAATGAGGATAGCTATGGGAATAGCCTACTGCCTAGAGTATATGCATGAGTTGAAACCACCCATTGCCCATAGAAACCTGCAATCTTCCTTTATATACCTTACTGAAGATTATGCTGCTAAAGTATCAGATCTTAGTTTATGGAATGACATGTGTGCTACAAAGAATGGGTCTGCAACCACACAACTCTTGGAAACATCGTCAGCAGATACCAAGGACAATGTTTACAGCTTTGGAATAATATTGTTTGAGTTGATTACAGGGAGAATTCCCCTTGCTGGGAACAGTGAACTTCTGGCAGATTGGGCAGCAGAATATGTAAGGTGGGGGAAATCCTTAAGAGATGTTGTGGATCTAAGACTGAAGTCTTTGCAGGAAGAAGAGATTGAGGAATGGTCTGAAGTAATAAGAAACTGTGTACAACCAGATCCAGAGAAAAGGCCAACTATGAAAGAAATTACATCTAGACTCAAGGAACTCACAGCTATGGGGCCTGATGGAGCAAATCCAAAAGCATCACCACTTTGGTGGGCAGAAATGGCAATTACATCCACTGATTCAAGTTGA